Below is a genomic region from Fodinibius saliphilus.
TTCTTTTTCTTCAAAAGAGATCGTTCTAACCAAAAAGTGGCTTCATTTGCGATAGTAATAGATCCCACCCCGAACAATTATAAATAAAACGATACCAGCCAATATAATTTTCCCATACAATGAAAGATAATCTCCTATGACCTTCCAATTCTCGTGCACGACCCATCCAAAACCAAGCAAAATTCCATTCCATAGAATAGAACTTATAGCAGAGCTAATAACTGTGGGTGTTATCCGGGTATGACTCAAACCGGCCGTCAACGAGATAACAGATCTCGTACCCGCTAAAAAACGATTTGCCAGTACCACCCCCATGCCCCAACGCTGCATCCATGATCGCGTCTTATTAATATACTTCAACGGGATAAAACGAAGCAACCAGATCCGTTTATTATTTAGCTCTATCTGCGTACCCCA
It encodes:
- a CDS encoding DedA family protein; its protein translation is MVENFIQEFVDLINALPPLSIYTVFFLVAYFENVIPPIPGDVLVAFGGYLAAESVIGLVPMLLLTTIASVLGFMSMYWIGSRWGTQIELNNKRIWLLRFIPLKYINKTRSWMQRWGMGVVLANRFLAGTRSVISLTAGLSHTRITPTVISSAISSILWNGILLGFGWVVHENWKVIGDYLSLYGKIILAGIVLFIIVRGGIYYYRK